In one Candidatus Cloacimonadota bacterium genomic region, the following are encoded:
- a CDS encoding phasin superfamily protein: protein MFDLLKKTMLTGIGIASMTKDKIEELGKKISEESKLTAEEGKRMINDLLKQSEKAREDLENQVQKLVKKTLEKLDIPTREDFNRLEKRIIKLEKLRAETGKE, encoded by the coding sequence ATGTTTGATCTATTGAAAAAAACAATGTTAACCGGAATTGGCATCGCTTCGATGACCAAAGACAAAATCGAGGAATTAGGTAAGAAAATCTCGGAAGAAAGCAAACTTACCGCTGAAGAAGGGAAAAGAATGATTAACGACCTGTTGAAGCAATCTGAAAAAGCAAGAGAGGATTTGGAAAATCAAGTTCAGAAACTTGTGAAAAAGACTTTGGAAAAATTAGATATTCCAACTCGCGAAGATTTCAACAGATTAGAAAAAAGGATCATAAAACTGGAAAAATTGAGAGCAGAAACAGGCAAAGAATGA